From the Phyllobacterium sp. T1293 genome, the window TCATTCCCAGACAACCCGGGCAATATGAAATCATTTAGCCGAAGACATTATCCCAGCCCTGGATGTTCAGGGTTTCGGAAAACCATTGGGATGGGCAGGAATCGCCTTGAGATAGGCAGCAATCGCGTCACGGTCAGCGGCGTCCAGATGTGCCATATTGAGCACGACATCGGTCATGGAACCGCCAAGCGAGTCGAAATCCGGCGTAAAGCCGCTTTCCAGTGCATAGGCGATGTCTTTTTGCGACCAGTTGTCGATACCGCCCTCGCCGCCGGTTATGTTGGGAACGACACCCTTGCCCTCGGGCGCTTTTGCACCCGCAAGCCAGCGTGTCTTGTCGAGCCCGCCAATGGCATTGCGCGGTGTATGGCATTCACCGCAATGACCGGGGCCTTCCACCAGATATTGGCCACGTTTGATCGCATCCGTCGCATCGGCAATGGTGAGAACCGGCTCTGGCGACAGATAAAGCCGCTTCCATAATCCCAGACCCCGGCGAACCGTGAACGGGAAACTCAAACGGTGATCCGCCGCCACATTGTCCGATGGCGGCAGGGTTTTCAGATAAGCATAGAGATCGGCAATATCCTGCACCTGCATGCGCGCATAGGAGGTGTAGGGAAAGGCCGGGTAATAATGCCGCCCGTCCGGAGAGACACCGGCAAGCATGGCATTGGCAAGGTCTTCGAATGACCATTTGCCAATACCCTTGTCCGAAGGCGAAATGTTGGGGGTAACGAACGTGCCAAATGGCGTGACCAGTTCATGGCCACCTGTCAGCACCAGTCTTGCATCACCAGTGGCACCGGGAGCCGCATGGCAGGAGGCACAGCCCCCCGCCCAAAAAACGCCCTCTCCACGCTTTGCATCACCGGGAGCCACAGCCGCAAGCCTTGCCGGATCAACCCGCGATGGGGCAGACAGGAGCCAGAAAACAGCTCCGCCTGTTATCACGACCACAATGATGAGCAGCAGAAGCTTGCGGATCAATGGGTATCCCCCGGTTTACGCAATCAGTTCTTCTTGATGCGGAATGTCTGATGGCAGGCTCCGCAATTCTGCGACACCTGTGCAAAGGCAAGCTTGAAGCTGGCAAGATCCTGCGGCTTGGCACCGGCTGCCGCGGCAGCATCAGCCTTGTACTTGTTCACCGCAGCAACAAAACCGGCATTATCTTCCCAGATTTTTGGTGAAGCGGTGGTATCGCCGCCGGTTTCCGACCCAGCGGGAAAGAGTGCGACCGGATCGATCTTCTGCGCATCCTCATTCAGCTTGGTAAGGGCTGCCAGCACCGTAGCTGCATCAAACGGCTTGTCGCCTTTGGCAATGGGCGCAAGACTGCCGATCGCCTTACCCTGATCTTTCATCAGTGCCTGCCGGTCAGCAATCGGATCGGCACCAGCGGCAGACGAAAACACCGCAAGGGCCAGCAAAGGCGCCGCAGCAAAAGCAATCACTCTCTTCATGAATGTCTCCCAACTCTCGTGGCTTCAAAATATGTGGCTTCAAGGGTTTCCATGGGCACTCTAGAGTAAACATCTCCGATTGCACCCGCGTCATACGATCACATTTTCGTATGACAAACATTGGCGCAGATACGAAAAACCCCGGCTTGCGGCCGGGGTTTTTCTGGTCTGTCCGTTAAATCCGGCGCCATCTGCGATCATAGCGATGATGCCAGCGTGGGCGATCCCAACGGCGATCATAGCGATAATAGGGCCGATCCCAGCGGCGGTCCCAACGACGGTCCCACCGGCGATCATAACGACGGTCCCATCTGCGATCCCAGCGACGATCATAACGGCGGTCCCAGCGACGGTCATAACGGCGATCATAGTCGCGGTAATACTGAACTTTCAGTACATCACCATTTGCAGCAGCTGGCCCTGATGTGGTGATCGGCTTCTCGACAGTCATCGGCGCGGCAGAAACCGGTCCGGCTGCTCCGAGAGCTCCGATCGACATCACCACGGCAAAAAGAGCTGAAATCAACTTTTTCATAGTGCCTCCAGTGAAATGCGCCTGAGTGGACGTGCATTTCGACGTTTTAAGTCCCTAGAGAATAGACTTAAGTCTAATCCCATGAACCAGAGATGAATAATCAATATGGCGGAGCAAAGGCATAGCGGGAAAGGCCGATCACATATAAAAACCGGCCGTGCAAATGCGTGAAAGCTGCATCCACACGGCCGATTTGTGGTGCCTTCATTCAAGTCCCGTCAACACCTGATGCGCTATGCGGACGCGCTCTACGTTGGGAAAATTCTTGTTGGCCAGAATGACGATACCGATCCGCTTTTTAGGCACGAACGCCACATAGCCACCGAAGCCGCTTGTTGACCCCGTCTTGTTGATCCACACGTCGTCACGCGGTGCCAGTGGCGGCGTCAATTGCTTGACCGGTAACTGCTTGAGCATGTCGGGTCCATTGCCCTGCTGCAGCGTTTTCAGGGTCGCCGGATAGGCATATTGCTCCCATATCAGGTCCTGTGTCATCGAACCGACCTTGAAATAGCCCGTATGCGTATCGGTGATTGCCTGCTGCAGCTTTCCATCGAGCTTGACCATTTTCATGTTTGCCTGAAGCACACGGATCAGATCGGTGGCGGTGGTTTTCACGCCGTAAGCCTCGGAGGAAAGCACGGCTGGTTTCACCCGCACCGGATCATCCTTCGCCGTGTAGCCTTGGGCATAATCAGCCATTTTGGTTGCCGGCACTTCAACATAGGTGCTTTTCAACCCGAGAGCCGGGAACAATTCCCCTTGCATCAATGCGCCGAAATCCTTGTTCATGGCTTTGGCTGTGATGAACCCCAGCATCCCGATGCTCGGATTGGCATAGGTCCGGGCTGTTCCGGCCTTGTAGGTGGGCTTCCACTTTTGCAGATAGGTCATCAACTGATCATCGGTCGTAACCTCATCAGGCACCTGCAACGGGAAGCCTCCTGCGGTATGCGTGCCAAGGTGCATCAGGCTGACCTCGCCAAACTCTGTCCCCTGCATGGACGGCAGATACTTGCTCGTCTTGTCGGACAGGGAAATCTGGCCATTGACCTGCGCCCAACTCGCCTGTGTTGCAACGAATGTCTTGCTGATCGATCCGATCTCGAAGATCGTATCCCCGGTAACAGGCATTTTGGTCTGGCGGGAGGCAATGCCGTAGTTGAACAGATATGAGTTTCCCTCAACAACCACACCAACAGCCACCCCCGGAACACCATATTTTTCCATGATCGGACGCACCGCCGTATCGACCAAATCCTTGATCTCGGTTTCCTGTTCCTCGGCGGCATGGCTGACGGCCATTGATGCGCCTGTGACAAGCATGGCGCATGTCAGTAAGCTGGTTACTTTGGAGATCATTATCGGGCTTCCTTTTGCTGGTCGCGCGAACAGCGAGGCATAAGCTGCCTGCCGCTTGGCGCATCAATTTTGCTGAGCGATCTCTATTTATTCCACTGTATGGGCCTGTCAAAACATGATATCTCGGGGCAGACATAAGAAAAACTAGGCCATCCATGGTTCGTCCCTTTCTCCCGCTGAACGGCCTGAGAGCCTTCGAGGCATCCGCACGGCACCTGAGTTTCACCCGCGCCGCCATCGAGTTGTGCGTGACGCAGGCTGCGGTGAGCCAACAGGTCAAAAGTCTGGAAATGCGCTTGGGTGTACCACTGTTTCAGCGCCTGCCGCGCGGCCTGAAAATCACTGCTGAAGGCGAAGCGCTTTTGCCCGTCGTCACCGGTTCCTTCGATCACATGGCGGATACGCTTGAACGGATCGAAGGCGGCCATGTGCGCGAACTGCTGTTTCTGGGCGCAGTGGGAACATTTGCCGTCGGCTGGCTGTTGCCCAGATTGCCGGATTTCCAACGGCAATTTCCGTTCATCGATATCCGCCTGTCGACGAACAACAATCGCGTGGATATGGCCGCCGAAGGGCTCGACTTCGCCATCCGCTTTGGCAGCGGCGCGTGGCACGGCACCGACGCGACCCGGCTGTTTGAAGCGCCGCTTTCGCCGCTATGTGTCCCGACATTGGCACAAACGCTGAAGGAACCAGCTGACCTTGCCAATCACACGCTTCTGCGCAGCTATCGAACTGACGAGTGGAACACGTGGTTTGCGGCGGCTGACGCGCCCGCCGCACCGCAACTGAACAGAGCTATTGTCTTCGACTCGTCTCTGGCAATGATGGAAGCCGCCTTGCAGGGGATCGGCGTGGCGCTGGCACCGCCCATGATGTTCTCGCGGCTCCTCACTGCAGGTGCCATTGAACAGCCATTCCAGACGTCGATCTCGCTTGGCAGCTATTGGCTGACGCGGCTGCAATCGCGTCAACCAACGCCAGCCATGCTGGCATTTTCCGAATGGATCGTTTCAGAACAATAATCAGGCCGAGGCGGTCTCGTTTTTCAAGACCTTGCCAAGATTGTCGAGCATGGAACTCCAGCCTGCCTGACGGTATTCGGGCTTATCCTCATCATCAAGAAAGGCCGCCTGCTCCGTCAGAACAAGATGGCAGCCCTTGCCCTCAGGCGTAAGCTCGACCGTTACAACGCCGCTGGAAATCGATGTCGTCTCACGTTTCATCGTGCCAGAGGATATGATCCGCCTGTTCGGCACAATGTCCTGATAGGTGCTGGTATTGATATAGGTTTCGCCGCCCGTGCGGCCGAACCGGCAGATTTCACCACCACCGACGCGAAAATCGAACTGGTCATAGGCCATATACCAGCCCTCATCCATGGCGTTCCAGCGCAGCAAAGCTTCAACGCTGGACCAGGCGGCAAAGACACGTTCTGGCGTGGCCTCATAGGTCCGCTCCACGACGATGGTTGCATGTTTGACAGAACGCTCGACCATGACTTCCTCCTGAATAGCCATTTCATTAAGTGACTGCTTAAGTAACACGCCGACCCTGACCTTGCAAGTGATAGTACAGTAATTACTTAACTGTTAGAACAGCCAAAAATGTCCATGTGCTAGAGCACCGCGACATTTCTTGGATGCCGGGCATTTCTTGGATGCCGGGCATTCAGGTAAACTTCGTTGTGCCGCTGAGTCGAAGGAAATGCCCGTGAAGAAAAAACGTGCTGACCACATCTGGGATATCCCGCCTTCCGTACGGGGCAAGCCTGCTCGGCTGACGGTTGCGACCTGCCAGTTTCCCGTTTCCTACGATATCAATGCCAATCTGAGCCATATGCTCGATCTGATTGGCCGCGCTGCTTCTTCTGGTGCCGACGTGGCACATTTTCCCGAATGCGCCCTCTCCGGCTACGGCGCGGCGACATGGCCGTCATGGGATGATTTTGAATGGGCAACCCTGAACGCTGCCATGGACAGGATAGCCGAAGCTGCCCGCGCCCATGGCATCTGGATCGTCACCGGTTCCGTCCATTGGGACGATGCGCATACCCGCCCCACCAATTCCGTGTTTGTCTTTGATGACAAGGGTGTCGTTGCCGGACGCTATGACAAGCGGCGCTGTTCAATCAATGATCTGCGCGCCTTTGCGCCGGGTGACAAGCCGCTGACCGTTGATATCAAAGGTGTGCGCTGCGGTTTTCTCATCTGCCTTGACTGGGCGTTTCCCGAGCTGTGGCAGGAGCATGCGGGAAAGGCCGAGATGATCTTTCATTCCTGTTATACGGATAATGTGGCGCGGGACCGGATCGAAGCCCATACGATACAGCCCCTGATTCAGGGTTATGCCTGGCTCCATCAATACGCCGTCAGTTCGTCGAATTCCTGCCGCCCGCGCCAGAATTTTCCAAGCTTCTGGATCGAGCGCACCGGCCACCACGGCGGCAGGGCAACAGCTGATGAAACCGGGCTCATCCTGAATGCCCTCACTGATGATCCGGAACTTGATGCCTTTTGCCAGCGGGTTCTGGAGTTCCGCCGTTCAGCCACTGACGGCAGCCTCTACGCGCCATATCTGGAAGCCCAAAAGGTGTAATGCAACCACTGCCAAAATATGGCATGATCTGACAAACCACTCTCACATGTGAGCCGGACTTGTCCCGATCAGAGCGCCTTCTTGATCTCATCCAGACCATGCGCCGTTATCGCCGTCCCGTCAGTGGCAAGGTGCTGGCGGAAGAAACCGGTATCAGCATACGCACGCTCTATCGGGATATCGCGACCTTGCAGGCGCAAGGCGCCCATATCGAGGGCGAGCCGGGGCTTGGCTATATCTTACGCCCCGGCTTCATGCTGCCGCCCCTGATGTTTACCGAAGAGGAAATCGAGGCTTTGGTGCTTGGTTCGCGCTGGGTGGCAAAGCAGCCTGATAACCGCCTTTCCACCGCCGCACGCGACGCACTTAACAAGATCGCAGCTGTCTTGCCTGACGATCTGCGTGAAAGTGTCGATGCTTCCGCCCTGCTCGTTGGGCCGAGCGAAAGCGCGACAACTGACGGGATCGATCTTGCCAGCGTGCGCAAGGCCATCCGCAGTGAGCGCAAGCTCGATATTACCTATCGCGATAGCAATGGCAGTCAATCGAGCCGGCTGATCTGGCCGTTTGCGCTGGGTTTTTTCGAAAAGGTGCGCGTTATCGTTGCCTGGTGCGAATTGCGGCAGGATTTCAGGCACTTTCGCACCGACCGCCTATCGCGGCTTGAACCCACCGACATCCGCTATCCACGCCGTCGTCAGGTCTTGTTGAAAGAATGGCGCGACACGCAGGGCATCGCCCAGCCCAGTTAATCACTACTGCCAGAAACTGGCAGTATGTCGATCTATGGTTGCTCCATCACAACCTGAAGGAGACACACCATGGCCAACCCCAATCTGATGATACTTTACGTTGCCAACGCCCCTGTCAGCCGGGCTTTCTATGCGCAACTGCTCAAGCGCGAACCGCTGGAAGAAACAGAAAACTTTGCCATGTTTGCCCTTGATTCCGGCCTGCTGCTCGGTTTGTGGGCGAGTGAAAAGGTCCAGCCTCCTGTTACCTTGACCGGCTCCAGCACCGAACTCGTTTTCAGCGTGGGTACCGATGATGAGGTCGAAACCGCACATCGCGATTGGGCGGGGCGCGGCCTGACGATTGCACAAGCCCCGGAGCTGATGGATTTCGGTTATACCTTTGTCGCGCTTGATCCGGATGGTCATCGCCTGCGGATGTTTGCCGCGCCGGCGCAGGGAGCGGAACAATGAGCGCGCACTGGATCGCAGTGGCTTCAGCCGAGCATGTGCGTCGCGGCCTGCAGGAGGGTTTCATGCAGGTCTGCCATGGCAAGGAAGGTCCACTCAAGCGGATCAAGCCCGAGGATAAGGTGATCTACTATTCGCCAACCGACGTGTTGGGCACCAAGGACGGGTTGCAATCATTCACCGCCATCGGCGTGGTACGGGAAGACGACGCCTATCGCCACGACATGGGCGGTGGTTTTGTGCCATGGCGCCGCAACATTGACTGGTTTGATGCAACGGAGGCGGAAATTCGCCCCCTGCTTGACCGGCTGAGTTTCACCAGAGGCAGGCAGAACTGGGGCTACCAGTTCCGCTTTGGTGTTCTTGCCATTGACGCGCACGACTTTGAGATTATCGCCGCAGCCATGAATGCCCGCATGCCGCAGATGATCGATCATCCCTGACGATTGATTGCATCTGATGGTGTGAGGTGGCGGGTCATTACCCAGAAAATCAGCGCCAGCAGGCTGATGCACGCACCTGCCAGGCTGACACCTGCCCAACCCGCATAGGCGTAGATCAGCGTTGAACCGAGCGATCCGACGGCGCTGCCGATGGAATAGAAGATCATGTAACCGGCGGTCAGGCGGCTTTGGGCTTCTGGGCGCACCCGGTAAATCAGGCTCTGGTTGGAGACATGCACAGCCTGCAAGGCGAAATCAATTGTCACAACACCGATGATAAGAAACCAGAGCGACGATTGCATGAACGCAATCGGCACCCATGACAAAAGCATGATCGCCAGCGCAATGCCTGTGGTGCGCTGCGCATGGCCGCGATCGGCCCATCCGCCTGCCTTTGAGGCAGCCAGCGCCCCAGCCGCTCCGGCAAGACCAAACAGGCCGATCTGGGTATGGGACAGCGAAAAAGGTGGCGCGCCCAATGGCAGGACCAGCGGTGTCAACAGCATGGTAATATCAGCAAAGATGAACATGGCGATGACGGCACGGATGCGCAAAACCGGCTCTTCAACAAACAGCGAGAACACCGATTTGATCAGTTGCGGATAGGCAATTTTTGCGCGCTTGGCTTCATTGCGCGGCAGAAAATGGAAAAGCAACCCAGCGATAACCAGTGTCAGCACGGCGGACACCGCATAGACCGAGCGCCAGCCCGCCAGATCGGCCATGGTTCCAGCAATGGTGCGGGCGAGCAGAATACCGAGGACGATGCCGCTGGTGATGATCCCCACCACCTGCCCGCGCTCATGCGGCTTTGCCAGACCGGCGGCATAGGCGACCAGCGCTTGCGTCACAACGGCGAGCAGCCCAATCGAAGCCATTGCCACAAGCAGCGCAAAGGATGTCGGGGCAAAACAGACGGCCAACAGTGCCAGAGCGGACAAGACGGATTGGCCCGCAATCAGGCGGCGGCGGTCGATAAGGTCGCCCAACGGTACAATCAGCAGCAGGCCAATTCCGTAGCCGACTTGCGAAATTGAGACGATCAAGCCTGATGTGGCATGGCTCATACCGAAGCTATCGGCAATGGCATCGAGCAAGGGCGGAGCGAAATAAACATTCGCCACCGCCAGCCCGCAGGCTATCGCGAACAAAAATGCGAGGGGGCGGGAGAATTTTGCAGCCTTTGATGCGTTTATTGGGCCATTTTCAGCAATTTCCCCCCGCAAGACCGCTTGTCCGGCGGCAATGAGCAGATTATCGTCCTGTTCAAGCTTCATCGTGTTCCCTGCGAATGTGGTTGCAAATTAAAACCTATTGCCTCTTAGCGATTCTAGTTTTATTATGCAACCACCCTTCGCGGAATGCTCACAGATGAGCACTGCTCTGCGACGACTATAAAAGGGGGACAACTATGGTCAAGCGAACGAGCCACAAGGATGATCCATGCCCGGTGGCAAGGCCACTGGATGCCATCGGGGACTGGTGGTCACTATTGATAATTCGCGACGCATTTGAGGGATCGCGTCGCTTCGGGGAATTCCAGAAAAGTCTTGGTTTGGCCAAGAATATTTTGTCGACGCGCCTGCGCAATCTGGTTGCACACGACATTTTCACAATAAAGCCCTGCGCGGATGGCAGCGCCTATAGTGAATATGTACTGACCGAAAAAGGCCGGGGGTTATTTCCGCTGCTTGTCGCCCTGCGGCAATGGGGTGAGGAATATTACACCGACAGTTACAAGGCGCAGGTCCAGCTGGTCGATCGCGAAACTGGCAGGCCCGTGCGGCGGCTCGAATTGCGGTCCGATGACGGGCGCCTGCTTGGCCCTGACGATACGGTCGTGGTTGGGCATTAGGCAGGACCATTCGCAGACTTTTGATCTGACAATATTGAAAACGGCACGTTGATACGGAGCCGTTTTCTGAAGCGCGCCTGAACTTGCGCAGTCTGTGGCCTAAGCCACTTTATAGGCCAAAAACGCTACAGACATCAGAATGGTAATCAATGTGCTGACCGTGACTGAAAACGCAGCCTGCGACTGAAGTTCAGCTCTTCCCTGAAACAGAATCACAACATTGATGGCCACCGGCATCACGGACATAAACAGGATCGCCGGATAATCTGCCTCCGAAAACGCGCCCAGTACGGCAGCGTCAAGCAATAGCAGAAAACCGGCAAGTACCGGAAACAAGGCATGCTTGAACAAGAGGGCGTGAAGGATCAGCTTCGAACGGAAAATATCGCCCTGCAGTTTCAGGCATGATCCCACATAAAGAACCGACAGCACGAAAATTGCCTGACTTGCGAACCAGAGAACGCTGGACAGAACAGGCGATGGCACAAACCCGAATTGGCTCAGTGCAAACCCGGCCAGAAATGCCGGAATATAGGGTGGGAAAATGATCTTCCGCAAAAAGGGCCGTAACCAGCCCCGTTGCCCGTTACTCCTTTCGGTGAAGAAGATGGCACTGACCAGCGAGAAAAATGTGATGCTGCCGGATGCCCACAAACTTGCAATCTCGGTTCCCCTGCTCCCGAACAGAATAGATGCGAGGGGAATGCCAAGAAATGCATTGTTCGACCACGAGGACATGGTTCCCAAAGCTATGCCGTCGGGATCGCCTCTCCTTAAAACAGCAATGGACCCAAAAACCAGAAGAGATGACAGGAATGATAGCAGGGATACCGAGAGCAGACCGTGATCATGGATGCGCAATGCCGATATGAAGAAAACCATCGGCAATGCATATCTTACGAGAAATACCCCACTTTGCTTTTGCAGCCCGGGATTAAGATATCGTCGGAGGTAAGCGCCAAGGACGAGGATGAGATAGAAGGCCAGCAAGTTCAAAACAATTTCCAGCATCACTCATCCTGACGATCGTGCAAATATTTCGGATCGAGGTTCAAATTTGCGAGGCTGGCAAACCCGCCTCCGTCTCGACACCTCGGAAACCTTCAAGAATTTGGAGTGCCACGCAAGTGCGCAACCATTTTTATAGAACAAGCGAGTCCGCAATTTCGCGACTTTGCGCGTATTTTCCCTTTTAAGCACGATAAGCCGAAATGGATTTCAATCTAATTACCAATTGGTCTAACGCAGGCTTATTGCCCTCACCCTCATCCTCCGTTTTTTCAGGCAGTTACCTATAAATGCAATTGCAAATCATTTGCAATAAAGCTTGACGGCGCGTTCATTCTTCGTATTCTTGCTGAGCCATGACAAAGACCGGATGACCAGATGCTCTTCATTCCAGATAAGGTTCGACGCCGCCTGCTCATTGAACGTGACAGGCAGTTCCATTCTTCCGTTACGGTCAGGGACCGCATCAAGGCGGTGGGTCTGAGGCCGACAAAGCAGCGCATTGCGCTGGGCGAGATTCTGTTTCGGGGCCATCAGGGCCACACCACGGCGGAACAGCTTCACCGGCAGTCGATCAAATCCGGCGTGCGGCTTTCGCTCGCGACTGTTTATAACACGCTCAATCAGTTCGCCGATGCCGGATTGCTCTCAAAGGTCAATCTCGATGGCGAACAGAGCTATTTCGATATCAATATCAGCGATCACCACCACTTTTACATTGAGACACAGGATCTGCTGATTGATATTCCGGCTGATGAACTGACATTCGGAAAACTGCCCTCCCCGCCAGAGGGCTATCGCATATCGAAGATTGACGTGCTGATCGGGTTGGAGCCTGTCAGCGCAACAGGCTGTCCGGGTCAGCTTTCGAGGGACTGCGCGGCTTGCAGTGGATGTTGCTCAAGTCCAAAACTGCAATCGCGGAATGAAAAAGGGCCCCGTCCATGACGAGGCCCTTTTATCAATCTCAGTCCGAAGAAAGCCTGTCTGGCTTTTCCCGAAAAAGCTTATTTTGCTTTGCCCGAAAAAGCTTATTTTGCTTTTTCGTAGAGTTCGAGGACGTAATCCCAGTTGATGAGACTGTCGACGAACGCTTCGAGGTATTTTGGACGGGCATTGCGGTAATCGATGTAATAGGAATGTTCCCAGACATCGACGCCGAGGATCGGCGTTGCGCCATGAACCAGCGGGTTTTCGCCGTTTGGTGTCTTGGAGATTTCAAGCTTGCCGTTCTTGACGGAGAGCCATGCCCAGCCGGAGCCGAACTGTGTAGTACCGGCAGCGATGAAATCGGTGCGGAATTTGTCGTAGCCGCCCAGATCCGAGTCAACAGCCTTTTCGAGAGCGCCCGGAAGCTTCTTGCCGCCGCCGTTCTTTTTCAGCCAATGCCAGAAATGCAGGTGGTTGTAATGCTGGCCGGCATTGTTGAACAGGCCGGCATTCTTGCCATAGGACTGCTTGACGATCTCTTCGAGCGAGAGATTTTCAAGACCGGCTTCGGCAGCCAGTTTGTTGCCGTTGTCAACGTAAGCCTTGTGGTGCTTGTCATGATGATATTCCAGCGTCTCGCGCGACATAAAGGGGGCGAGTGCGTCGTAATCATACGGCAGTGCGGGCAGTTCGAAAGCCATGGAAGTCTCCTCTTCGATTCAATCTGTGATCAGGATTGGTTAGCCTATCCGGGCACGCGCCAATCCTGACAAAACCTGCGTTCGTTACATAGGTCCGTATTTCCTCGGGGGCAATGCGGAACGGATCAATATTTCAGTTTGATCCGCTTTCAGCGTTAAATTTTCGGCGTGGAGTGGGCGAACTCCCAATAAAGCTCCCGCGCCTTCTTGGCGATCGGACCCGGCTGCAGGTCGCGACCCTCAATACGGGTAACGGGCACAACCTTGGAATGGTTCCCGGTGGAAAATATCTCGTCAGCGGTCAGGAAATCCTGAACCGTCAATGTCGCCTGTGTTGTGCGGAAGCCATAATCGGCAAGCACATCGATGGTGCGGGCGCGGGTGATGCCTGAGAGGAATGTGCCATTGGGCGCCGGGGTGAAAATATGCCCGTCCTTGACCATGAAAATATTGGAGCTTCCGGTCTCAGCCACATTACCGAGCATATCGAGAACCAGCGTATTGTCGAAACCGCGTGATCTCGCCTCGAGAATAGCGCGGCCATTGTTCGGATAAAGACAGCCCGCCTTGGCATTGGTCGGCATCGTCTCGAAACTCGGACGGCGGAATGGCGAGACAGTCAGGGAGAAACCTGTGGGCTCCTGCATGGGCGATTCATAGAGGCTGAGGCAAAAGCGCGTTGAATCCGGATCAGCGGGCACGCCCATATAGCCGCCATGCTCAGCCCAATACATCGGGCGGATATAGACGGCGGTCTTGCCGTCGAATTTCTTCAGGCCATCACGGGCGAGACCGGCAATTTCGTCTGAACTCATGGTCGGGTTGAGCCCAAGAGCTGTTGCCGACGCATTGACGCGGGCGCAATGGCGGTCAAGGTCCGGCGAGACGCCTTCAAACCAGCGTCCGCCATCGAACACCGTCGATCCCAGCCACATGGCATGGCTGCGCGGGCCGATCAGGGGAATGTTTCCCTCATGCCAGTCGCCGTCGACATAGGTCCAGGTGATTGATTGCGCTGCTGTATTGACTGCCATGAGAATGATTCCGTCGC encodes:
- a CDS encoding VOC family protein translates to MANPNLMILYVANAPVSRAFYAQLLKREPLEETENFAMFALDSGLLLGLWASEKVQPPVTLTGSSTELVFSVGTDDEVETAHRDWAGRGLTIAQAPELMDFGYTFVALDPDGHRLRMFAAPAQGAEQ
- a CDS encoding EVE domain-containing protein, translating into MSAHWIAVASAEHVRRGLQEGFMQVCHGKEGPLKRIKPEDKVIYYSPTDVLGTKDGLQSFTAIGVVREDDAYRHDMGGGFVPWRRNIDWFDATEAEIRPLLDRLSFTRGRQNWGYQFRFGVLAIDAHDFEIIAAAMNARMPQMIDHP
- a CDS encoding c-type cytochrome; its protein translation is MKRVIAFAAAPLLALAVFSSAAGADPIADRQALMKDQGKAIGSLAPIAKGDKPFDAATVLAALTKLNEDAQKIDPVALFPAGSETGGDTTASPKIWEDNAGFVAAVNKYKADAAAAAGAKPQDLASFKLAFAQVSQNCGACHQTFRIKKN
- the ampC gene encoding class C beta-lactamase; the encoded protein is MISKVTSLLTCAMLVTGASMAVSHAAEEQETEIKDLVDTAVRPIMEKYGVPGVAVGVVVEGNSYLFNYGIASRQTKMPVTGDTIFEIGSISKTFVATQASWAQVNGQISLSDKTSKYLPSMQGTEFGEVSLMHLGTHTAGGFPLQVPDEVTTDDQLMTYLQKWKPTYKAGTARTYANPSIGMLGFITAKAMNKDFGALMQGELFPALGLKSTYVEVPATKMADYAQGYTAKDDPVRVKPAVLSSEAYGVKTTATDLIRVLQANMKMVKLDGKLQQAITDTHTGYFKVGSMTQDLIWEQYAYPATLKTLQQGNGPDMLKQLPVKQLTPPLAPRDDVWINKTGSTSGFGGYVAFVPKKRIGIVILANKNFPNVERVRIAHQVLTGLE
- a CDS encoding c-type cytochrome, whose translation is MIRKLLLLIIVVVITGGAVFWLLSAPSRVDPARLAAVAPGDAKRGEGVFWAGGCASCHAAPGATGDARLVLTGGHELVTPFGTFVTPNISPSDKGIGKWSFEDLANAMLAGVSPDGRHYYPAFPYTSYARMQVQDIADLYAYLKTLPPSDNVAADHRLSFPFTVRRGLGLWKRLYLSPEPVLTIADATDAIKRGQYLVEGPGHCGECHTPRNAIGGLDKTRWLAGAKAPEGKGVVPNITGGEGGIDNWSQKDIAYALESGFTPDFDSLGGSMTDVVLNMAHLDAADRDAIAAYLKAIPAHPNGFPKP
- a CDS encoding helix-turn-helix transcriptional regulator, whose amino-acid sequence is MSRSERLLDLIQTMRRYRRPVSGKVLAEETGISIRTLYRDIATLQAQGAHIEGEPGLGYILRPGFMLPPLMFTEEEIEALVLGSRWVAKQPDNRLSTAARDALNKIAAVLPDDLRESVDASALLVGPSESATTDGIDLASVRKAIRSERKLDITYRDSNGSQSSRLIWPFALGFFEKVRVIVAWCELRQDFRHFRTDRLSRLEPTDIRYPRRRQVLLKEWRDTQGIAQPS
- a CDS encoding LysR family transcriptional regulator codes for the protein MVRPFLPLNGLRAFEASARHLSFTRAAIELCVTQAAVSQQVKSLEMRLGVPLFQRLPRGLKITAEGEALLPVVTGSFDHMADTLERIEGGHVRELLFLGAVGTFAVGWLLPRLPDFQRQFPFIDIRLSTNNNRVDMAAEGLDFAIRFGSGAWHGTDATRLFEAPLSPLCVPTLAQTLKEPADLANHTLLRSYRTDEWNTWFAAADAPAAPQLNRAIVFDSSLAMMEAALQGIGVALAPPMMFSRLLTAGAIEQPFQTSISLGSYWLTRLQSRQPTPAMLAFSEWIVSEQ
- a CDS encoding carbon-nitrogen hydrolase family protein; amino-acid sequence: MKKKRADHIWDIPPSVRGKPARLTVATCQFPVSYDINANLSHMLDLIGRAASSGADVAHFPECALSGYGAATWPSWDDFEWATLNAAMDRIAEAARAHGIWIVTGSVHWDDAHTRPTNSVFVFDDKGVVAGRYDKRRCSINDLRAFAPGDKPLTVDIKGVRCGFLICLDWAFPELWQEHAGKAEMIFHSCYTDNVARDRIEAHTIQPLIQGYAWLHQYAVSSSNSCRPRQNFPSFWIERTGHHGGRATADETGLILNALTDDPELDAFCQRVLEFRRSATDGSLYAPYLEAQKV
- a CDS encoding SRPBCC family protein; translated protein: MVERSVKHATIVVERTYEATPERVFAAWSSVEALLRWNAMDEGWYMAYDQFDFRVGGGEICRFGRTGGETYINTSTYQDIVPNRRIISSGTMKRETTSISSGVVTVELTPEGKGCHLVLTEQAAFLDDEDKPEYRQAGWSSMLDNLGKVLKNETASA